The Raphanus sativus cultivar WK10039 chromosome 6, ASM80110v3, whole genome shotgun sequence sequence CCTGAAACAGTTCAATGAGTCTTGTTTTAAAGGAAACATAGCTCTATGCGGAGATCAGGTTCAAGACTCATGCAAGAATGTCACAGGTGGAGTCTCTTCCAAACCGTCGGCAATTCCAGCCATCCCTATAGCCAAAACAAAGACCAAAACAAAGCTCATTGGAATCACTGTCGGAAGCATCGGTGGCGGTATTGTAATACTTCTCCTGACGTTGCTTCTTCTACGAAGAACCAAATCCAAGAGAGAAGAGTGGAGAAACAAAGCAGCGGCAGAGTCAGAGAGAGCAACAGAAGGAGGCACCACCACTACTACCAGTGAAAGGAGAAACAAAAGGTTCTCATGGGAGGAGGGAGAAAGCGAAGAAGGATCATCGGTGGGGACTCTGGTTTTCTTGGGGAGAGGTGAGTCTGCTGACATCACAGCGGTGAGATACACGATGGATGATTTACTCAAAGCTTCAGCTGAAACGTTGGGAAGAGGGACGTTAGGGAGCACTTACAAGGCGGTGATGGAGTCTGGTTTCATAGTCACTGTGAAGAGGCTAAAGGACGCAGGAGGGTTTACTCGAACGGAGGAGTTCAAGAGACACGTTGAGATCCTCGGCAGGCTCAAGCACCCTAACTTGGTGCCTCTCAGAGCCTACTTCCAAGCCAAAGAAGAATGCTTGCTCGTCTACGATTACTTCCCCAATGGAAGTCTCTTCTCTCTTATCCACGGTATGTTGTTTTCCACACACACACTTCATCTgttctgtttctctctctctctcattcatTTGTGTCTTGTCTGTAGGAAGTAGAGTTTCAGGGAGTGGGAAGCCTCTTCACTGGACATCATGTCTGAAAATAGCTGAAGATTTGGCGATGGGTCTTGTCTACATTCATCAGAATCCAAACTTAGCTCATGGCAACTTGAAATCATCCAATGTTTTGTTAGGTCCTGACTTCGAGTCCTGCCTCACGGACTACGGTCTGAGAGATCTCCGTGATCCTCCAGACTCAGTTGAAGACACAACCGCAGCCTCTCTCTTCTACAAAGCTCCAGAGTGCAGAGACTCACGCAAGGCGTCAACGCAACCCTCTGACGTCTACAGCTTTGGGGTCCTCCTTGTAGAGCTTCTAACAGGTAAAACTTCGTTCCACGAACACGGGTCTGATATCTCCAGATGGGTGCGTGCGGTGAGAGAGGCAGAGACTGAATCAGGGGAAGAACTGAATTCTTGTGAGGAGAAACTTGAAGCTCTTTTGAGGATTGCGACGACTTGTGTGGCTGTTCAGCCTGAAAAGCGGCCTGTGATGAGAGAGGTGTTGAAGATGGTGAAGGATGCAAGAGCGGAGGCAGCAGTGTTGTCGTCTTACAGCAGTGATCATTCACCAGGGAGATGGTCAGATACAGTTCAGAGTTTGCCAAGGGAGGATCATATGAGCATATGAAGCAAGTTTTTTGTGCCTTCTCTCCATTGAAAGTAGCACTAGGGGTTCGGTTCATACTGCAAGGATTTGTTGACGCCATTTTGATTAAAATCAGTGACTCGGAAGATGAAATGCCAAATCTGCTTCAGTCTTATTCCTGCTTACAAAAAACAGTTGGTGTCATACCAGAAGAAATGGAAGTATATGTATATTGGATTTAAAATGCATGTATTACACTTTAAAGTGGAAACAGTGTAGCTTTATATGCTCAGAAGTTGCAACATTAGACTCTTCCAACATTGAACCTTCAAAGCTCTAGATCCAGAAACGGAAAATAATACTAGAATGGAGCTTAGTGAACTGCAAAAATGTCCAAAAGGATCTATCTGCCAAAAGATTCTAAGAGTCACATTTTATAATACAAGTACAACCACTGTTAACTTTCTTTCCCACAAAAATATAACACTATAGTCAACCACAGTTTCATTTGCTTTCTTGTTAAATGCAAAAGAGATTAAAGCTGCGGTTCTATAAGGAAATCATCGTAGAGAGGTTCAGACAGCTCAAAACTGTAGTAACAAACATCCCTGCTTCCATGATTCATAAGCAATCCTTAAATTTTGACATTTACTTAACAAAACTAATCAATATTTCGAATTGAGATTTTGGTATGGGACTGAAGATAAATATGAAACATCACAccttgagaagaagaagacacatgTAGAGATTGGAACGATGAACGGCTAAAATTGCGAGGAAAAACAATGAGATTTTTCTGTTTTAACAAAGTTATGGGttagaattgaaaaaaaaaaaagaaaagtgggaggcggaaaaaaaaaggaagccTGTCAGACAACCGTGCGACCACTCCGGAAAGGTCAAGACCGAGCCGGATAGCGATCCTCTACAGCGCGGAGAGTCCGAGGACAATCCTAGCCGTTAATCACACTCAGATCGCACGGGCATGATTCATCAACCAGGTTAAGGGGCCTGTCTCCTTAGAAATCAAGGATACAGAGGTACGAGCCTATAGAACAGATCCTGTTCAAGTAAGGTCGTGACctctgtcttcttctcttcGCTATATAAACAGAACGGCACTTCTCTGTGTTTCCGATGTGGGCGAAAATATATAACTTCAAACGCCCAATACGCCGCCGTTTCAAAGCTCAACACACTAATGACTCTGATACGCGGTCGTTTAGTTATCTCATGAGTCATGTCTGATGAAGAAACTGTGAAAACAaaggtttattttctttttaaaatcagAATCTCATTTTGCGTAAAACCTTTTCGAATAGCGTTTTCTTGGAAGTCTCTTCGGTTGTGGTGTAAGGTCTCAGTGGCTCTACGAGATTCTGGGTTCGGAAGATCCAATTTCTTACTCAGgtaatgttttcaaattttttgaatGTAACAGAGAATTTGCTGAAGCACTTGATATATTGTGAAATGTTGAGTAATGGACTTTTAGGATTGTGAAACTTttgttaaattgtttttatgGGTTTCTATTagacttttatttgttttgaattGACGCAAAACAATGGGACTACCAGATTTATTTGAAGACTCCTAACATGTAGAAATCTATGGGAGTAAGTGATGATTCTCCAGCTCCCACCAACCATGCTTGTTCTTTATTACTTCATCTGTCTCTGGATCATTACAGTAAATGGTATTTAGGAGACAACTGCGAATCTGAATCATGATTCATTGATTTGTACatagaaacacacaaaaacgaCAAAACTTGACAGTGCGGTTTGTGAATGATTTGTGAATTGAGCAAAGACGTACATGTACGTAAAATCATTCACGACTTTAAAGCGCAGACTTTTATCTATTGTCTGTTTTGCATGTGTTCCCTATCCGATCTATCTGTCTTGTTTATCTGAATAGTACCAGCACATTtacaaagcaaaacaaaaaaacaaaacaattcatATGCTATGGGTTTGGCTTTGAAGATACAATGATTGTCTCTCCGACTTATCGGAAAAGGCGGGGAACTGTCCTTTGAGGCACTTTACCTTGTAGCTTGAGCCTACGGTAGGACTCTCGGATATGGCAAGGCTTGATGTGTCCTGACTCGTTCCTTTTCACCATAATCAGTCGAGCTGTTTCCACCAGCTCACCAACAAACATTTTTGCTATACCACTAACAACGGAAAGCCTAGGGTCGTCGTTGTTCATATTCTTAATCCCTATGATTGTCTCTAATAATTTCTTCATGCTTGATTTGTGAAGAGTAGATCTCCTGAAACATTCATATCTGCTCATTTGTTCCTCTGTGAACTGCGATATAAGAGCATGCATCTTCACTACCTTCTTCTCACGATCATTAACTTCCGTATCCTCAGAGGTTTTAAGTTTCTTCACCTGCCGAGGAAGGCCAACATCGTCGTTACCATCTCCACTTCTGCCACCGTCACAAACAGGGGACTCTGGAGGAGATTCATCCTGCTCCTCTTCAATAGCCGTTTCAAAAGGATTTTTGTAACgcttcattaaaaaaaatatttattcattaatataTGGGACCCCTTTATACTCATGTTTGGCTTTGTAAAAGAAGTTGTCtttccgatgtgggacaacttATATATTCTCATTTCTTGTTCACCAAACAATAGACTTCACTTCTCAAACTCATCATACAACTGAAACCCTAATGTTCAAAGCTATCGATCAAACTATCAGAAACAGAGCATCCTCTTATCGAACAAAGTACCTCTCTTTGGACTAAACTGCTCTAAGCCAAGAAGGTGCAGAGAGCTCTGCTCTGTTTCTATATCCTTTTCTATAAGGCTGGCCTATCTTTTTAATTGCAACAACAATGTATTAATTTCTAAGATAAATTAtacacaaaagaaaagagagattcTCGCAGAGAAAACGTAAACGTGGGACAATGTGTGCTTCCCATAGACAAGATTAAGAGACTATACACAGAAACTAATCAGTCATCACCAGTTCTATAgagtttaaaagataaaaaaaaaacgaagtaGAAACAGAATCTGAGGTAGGAATCTGCGTAAGAAATCTAGATGAGAAATACAGTTGGAATCTTCAAATTTCGAGAGTAAAGTTCCACCTAGAAATATCGAACATGAAGCTCTAGTGGTAATGGGAAGAGAAGGCTAATCCTGCAAATCACTTTACCTTCTTGATCCTTCTTCTTAGCCAGCCTATACTCATCCATTACCCATGTCACCTTACACTCATTCACTTTATACTTCTTCTCATCTCCCCAAAATTTGTAAACCGGTTCTGCTTTCTCCTTCACACAGAACTTGAACACCCTCTTGAAACCAAGAACCTTGTTTCTTTTCGAAATGATCACTCTGTCACTCCTCATGATCCTCCAGCAGCCCACATCGCATCCGTCTGTTCTACCAGATTTCTCTGTGCGGTTAACGAAGAAGTAAAGCCCCTCTTGCAGCTCGGCAGAGCTCTGATCAGCATCCACAATCATCCACGGCGCTACACCGTACACTTGTTCGCTTTGGAGAAAATGGCTAGGCCAGTCGTTTCCCTTATCCACACACATCTTCAGATAATACGAGACGATCTCATCCGTTGGTATATTCGGTGCGCAGAGATCCCTCCTCGGCATGAAGTTCTCACGAGAAAAGGGTATAATCCATTTAGGCAGAAACGAGAGATGCTTGGCGAGCAAGGAACTAACCTCAGCTTGTAGCAAAAGCCTAATTTTGCAAATCACTTGGTCATGCTTCCATTTATCGACGAGCTTGTACTCTTCCATCACCCAaactctctcttcctcttcttgttcaGATCGTTTCTTATCCTTTTCACAGAACTTGAGAATCTTCTTGAACCCTAGAATCCTCCCGGTCTCTTCGGTCTTGATAAGTTTATCACGGGCCATGATCCTCCAGCAACCAGAGTCACTTCCATCGGTCTTACCACAAGCCTCTGTTCGGCGTTTGACAAACAAGAAGTGGTTAGGGTTGTGAGTATTGAAGAGACTCCATGGATTCAGGTTGTACACGTTTGCCTCTTCGTCTCGGAGGAAGTGGCTAGGCCAGGATTTGCGGTTGTTAATCATCATCTTCAGATAGTACGTGATTATGATCTCGTCTTCTTGAGAAAACACAGAGTAATCTTCCATGCCTTCTTGAGATATTATAGAGTGATCTTCCAGGTCTTCTTGAGATGTTATAGAGTGATCTTCCACGTCTTCTTGAGATGTTACAGAGTGATCTTCCATGTCTTCTTCTTAATAAAGTATGAAAACTGGATTGATgggatgagaagaagaagatttgcAGTGATGAAATGACTATCAGAGATATTTAGAGAGAAGCAAAGAAGAAGAGTTTGTTCTTCTTGGGGGTcaagcgaagaagaagaagatgaagacgcGGAAGAGATGTGATATTAGAGGGGCTTTATAAGTTAGTTGTTACCGTTTatgtctttctttttgtttatctgaaacttaattttttattcaagAATAAATGTCACTTCACTTAGTGTATGTCTAATACTGGCAAATTCTCGTACTTTTTCGTCAGTAACAAGTTAATGCAACATAATctttaaatccaaaaaaaaaaacacaatccaATGTGATCAATCATGAGGCCATATTACATTTGTTTTGCAGAACGTGGGAATGATGATTGATTGATGATTTGTAGAGATAAGATAAACCtaatttcagtttcaaaaaTAAGCCTAATCTTGCAaatcacttttttttgttgtatatCTAAGGTTtcatactttttgtttttttccagTCTCCTCTGATTTTATCAGTTTTATCACGATTCATGATTCTGTAACCTGATTCACATCCATGGGTTTTACCATAAGTCTATTTTTTACTAATACTAATTCATCTCTACATTACCCAACCAGATGTTTGTCTTGATTCATCGATCCTCTGAAGCAACAGTTTCTTCTCATTGTACATCAGTAATCGTTCGTCTGTGATACGGTCTTGAAGATTGATGAGATGTTACAAAGGGAGGATCATATGTTCAAGTTGCTGTGTGTTTCTCCATTGTTTTTGCTTATTTTGACTCTTGATTCTTGATATAGTCTGTAAAGCTCTTTTTCTAAATAGCACTCTTTTTGGTTTCTGAATTTATTGCTCCGTGATGAAGGATATGATTAAAAGTATGTTGTGATGACACAGCACAATGGCATAGGCAAAACTGTAGCTTTTAGAAGCACATATTCCTCCGGGAGGACGATTGGGGCGTGGGCATAAGGGTCTTTATGACACAATCAATAATTCGATTCATTTTCAATTAGGCCTTGCTCTAGCCTCCTTAGGAGTTATTACTTCCTTGGTAGCTCAACACATGTACTCTTTACCTGCTTATGCGTTCATAGCGCAAGATTTTACGACTCAAGCTGCGTTATATACCCATCACCAATACATTGCAGGATTCATCATGACAGGAGCTTTCTTCTCATTGTACATCAGTAATCGTTCGTCTGTGATACGGTCTTGAAGATTGATGAGATGTTACAAAGGGAGGATCATATGTTCAAGTTGCTGTGTGTTTCTCCATTGTTTTTGCTTATTTTGACTCTTGATTCTTGATATAGTCTGTAAAGCTCTTTTTCTAAATAGCACTCTTTTTGGTTTCTGAATTTATTGCTCCGTGATGAAGGATATGATTAAAAGTATGTTGTGATGACACAGCACAATGGCATAGGCAAAACTGTAGCTTTTGTGCCTTTGCCCAAAATTACAACATTATGGTCAATCAAAGCTTGAATCTTTCTCTTTCTACAAGAAACCGAACGAAAACCAATGAGAGCCTTATCTGCAAACAAATCAACACGTCAAGGTCTGAGCCAGTCCGAACCAAACAGCTCTTAAAACTCCAAACACGTTCTTGTCTCAGCTTTAGAGCTACAGCTCAATTATTTGCAGGAACTTAATTAAGCACCAAACGGCCAAACTAGTACGCAGTGTGTCACTAACTAGCCTTCATTGGCCCATCTCTTAGACATGGATTTCACATCACAACACAAATCATCGTAGAGAGGTTCAGGCAGCTCAAAACTGTAGTAACAAACATCCGTGCTTCCATGATTCATAAGCAGTCCTTAAATTTCGACATCTACTTAACAAAACTAATCAATATTTCGAATTGAGATTGTGGCATGGGACTGAAGATAAATATGAAACATCACACCTTGAAAATAGAATTTGGAACGGTGAACGGCTTAAAAGTGGGAGGCGGAAAAAAGAGAAGCCTGTCAGACAACCGTGCGACCACTCCGGAGAGGTCAAGACCAAGCCGGATAGCGATCCTCTACAGTGCGGATAGTCCGAGGACAATCGTGGCCGTTAATCACACTCAGATCGCACGGGCATGAATCATCAACCAGGTAAAGGGGCCTGTCTCCTTAGAAATCAAGGATACAGAGGTACGAGCCTATAGAACAGATCCTGTTCAAGTAAGGTCGTGACCACTTCCTTCTTCTCTTCGCTATATAAACAGAACGACTTCTTTCTGTGTTTCCGATATGGGACGAATAAACAACTTCAGATATACAAAGCTCAAAGCATCATACGTCGTCGTCTAGTTTAATCACAAAGAACTGAATAACTGAAACCAAAAGGTTTCTTTCTCTCAATCAGAACGCATTTCCTTAAAACTCTTTTGGATTTGGTTTGTTAAATGGTGTGTTTGATCGGAAAGGTACAGTTTTTGATTTCATCTACCGATTCCTTCGAAACTGATTAGGGCTGTTACTGGAAGAAGACAGATTATTACTCccaaaattaaaccaaaaccgGTACAAAACCCGGTTACTCATGCTCGGTCAGTCGGTTCTTTTTAGCCAACGTTAAAAATTTCAGAAAGAAAACGATGATAATGGAGAAGAAATTGataccatttttattttttcggtTCAATTCTACGCAAGATTCGTAGAAAAACAATTAACCGAAACAAATTTCGAAGTTGGTGAAGCTATTATAATTTTAGATGATTGAATTTCAGTTTAAACCCAAACGAACCGATGAAAACCATTGGTATTTAACTATTTATACTAACACTATATGCAACGAGagtgttaaaacttaaaacaatgATTCAACTTTTGATTTAAGTGGAGTGAAGGTGTTGAAAAATAATGATTCAACTTTTGATTTAAGTGGAGTGAAGGTGTTGAAAAACAATGATTCAACTTAGGCTATGTTGATGTATACAAGATTTAAAAGTTAAATCCAAACATGTTCTTTTGGTGGTTagtatttacatttaaatacaatattaaatatgataaattgtttgtttttgattgctattagttaattaaaaatattaaaaagcaCATGATCTATatcattaataaataattaattattctatttgaataatatgtttaaaaatgcatttataaccaaaaaattattaaatttgaataaatttcaaatttaaaaaattaagtaaatatttaaattttataatatttaattaatgaaaagaaaaaaacaaatttgcggttttggcaaaaacaatattttgtgattttgaaaagaaactcaggttttgtatttttaaccGGAAAATCCAATTTTGTAATttgatgaaaacataaaaatttattattttgttgaaaaaattgAACTTCACAGCTTTGGATAAATACATTAGTTAATGGTTTTAGCAAAAACTATTATATGATTTTGGCAAGGAACCTGATTTAGTAATTCTGATTACAATTTTAGTTGAAAAACTCGATTTGATAATTTTATCGGAAACACACAATTTTTGAGGTTTAGTTATAAACTGATTTTACGATTTTACCAGAAACTACAAGTTTTTGGGTTTTGgcataaaaatt is a genomic window containing:
- the LOC108805722 gene encoding inactive leucine-rich repeat receptor-like serine/threonine-protein kinase At1g60630: MVSSSSSFCFMFFLVIFYLVSPVRSSDVEALMILKSSIDPSNSIPWRGTDLCNWEGVKECINGTRVSKLVLENINLTGSLHEKSLNQLDQLRVLSFKGNSLSASVPNLSGLVNLRSLFLNDNNFSGEFPESLTSLHRLKTIVLAGNRLSGQIPSSLLHLSHLYTLHLQDNLFSGSVPPLNQTTLRFLNVSNNQLSGPIPLTQALKQFNESCFKGNIALCGDQVQDSCKNVTGGVSSKPSAIPAIPIAKTKTKTKLIGITVGSIGGGIVILLLTLLLLRRTKSKREEWRNKAAAESERATEGGTTTTTSERRNKRFSWEEGESEEGSSVGTLVFLGRGESADITAVRYTMDDLLKASAETLGRGTLGSTYKAVMESGFIVTVKRLKDAGGFTRTEEFKRHVEILGRLKHPNLVPLRAYFQAKEECLLVYDYFPNGSLFSLIHGSRVSGSGKPLHWTSCLKIAEDLAMGLVYIHQNPNLAHGNLKSSNVLLGPDFESCLTDYGLRDLRDPPDSVEDTTAASLFYKAPECRDSRKASTQPSDVYSFGVLLVELLTGKTSFHEHGSDISRWVRAVREAETESGEELNSCEEKLEALLRIATTCVAVQPEKRPVMREVLKMVKDARAEAAVLSSYSSDHSPGRWSDTVQSLPREDHMSI
- the LOC108807782 gene encoding transcription initiation factor TFIID subunit 11-like, giving the protein MKRYKNPFETAIEEEQDESPPESPVCDGGRSGDGNDDVGLPRQVKKLKTSEDTEVNDREKKVVKMHALISQFTEEQMSRYECFRRSTLHKSSMKKLLETIIGIKNMNNDDPRLSVVSGIAKMFVGELVETARLIMVKRNESGHIKPCHIRESYRRLKLQGKVPQRTVPRLFR
- the LOC108810489 gene encoding uncharacterized protein LOC108810489, which gives rise to MEDHSVTSQEDVEDHSITSQEDLEDHSIISQEGMEDYSVFSQEDEIIITYYLKMMINNRKSWPSHFLRDEEANVYNLNPWSLFNTHNPNHFLFVKRRTEACGKTDGSDSGCWRIMARDKLIKTEETGRILGFKKILKFCEKDKKRSEQEEEERVWVMEEYKLVDKWKHDQVICKIRLLLQAEVSSLLAKHLSFLPKWIIPFSRENFMPRRDLCAPNIPTDEIVSYYLKMCVDKGNDWPSHFLQSEQVYGVAPWMIVDADQSSAELQEGLYFFVNRTEKSGRTDGCDVGCWRIMRSDRVIISKRNKVLGFKRVFKFCVKEKAEPVYKFWGDEKKYKVNECKVTWVMDEYRLAKKKDQEGKVICRISLLFPLPLELHVRYF